The DNA segment TTCCCTAAAAGGAAAACAAGGTCGTTTCCGTCAAAACTTGCTTGGTAAACGTGTGGATTATTCTGCTCGTTCGGTAATTGTTGTTGGACCGGAATTGAAATTGTTCGAATGTGGTATCCCTAAAGATATGGCAGCTGAACTTTACAAACCTTTCGTTATCCGTAAATTGATAGAAAGAGGAATTGTAAAAACAGTTAAATCGGCCAAGAAAATAATCGACAAAAAAGAGCCAGTAGTTTGGGATATTCTTGAAAATGTAATTAAAGGACACCCAATAATGCTGAATCGTGCTCCTACTTTGCACAGATTAGGTATTCAAGCATTCCAACCAAAATTAATTGAAGGAAAAGCAATCCAATTGCACCCTTTAGTTTGTACGGCGTTCAACGCGGATTTTGATGGGGATCAGATGGCAGTTCACTTGCCGTTAGGACCAGAAGCTATTTTGGAAGCACAATTGTTGATGTTGGCTTCTCACAATATCTTGAATCCTGCGAATGGTGCTCCGATTACGGTACCTTCTCAAGACATGGTACTTGGTCTATATTATATGACCAAAGAGCGCTTGTCTACTCCAGAACATAAAATTTTAGGTGAAGGCTTAACTTTTTATTCTGCAGAAGAAGTGAATATTGCCTTGAATGAAGGTCAATTAGAATTGAATGCTCGAGTAAAAATTCGTGCAAAAGATTATAATGAAGCAGGAGAATTGGTTTACCAAATTATCCAAACAACAGCTGGTCGTATTTTGTTTAACGAAGTGGTTCCAGAAGCTGCGGGTTATATCAATGATGTATTGACCAAGAAAAACTTGAGAGACATTATCGGACACGTTTTAAGCGTGACCAATGTACCTACAACGGCTGCCTTCTTGGACAATATGAAAGATATGGGGTATAAATTTGCCTTCAAAGGTGGATTGTCATTCTCATTGGGAGATATTAGAATTCCAGACCAAAAACCAAAATTGATTGCAGATGCCAGAGAGCAAGTTGAAGGTATTTCTGCGAATTATAATATGGGTCTTATTACCAATAACGAACGTTACAACCAAGTTATTGACGTATGGACTTCAACAAATGCACAGCTTACAGAAGCAGCAATGAAAAACATTAGAGAAGACCAACAAGGTTTCAACTCGGTGTACATGATGCTTGATTCTGGAGCGAGGGGTTCCAAAGAGCAAATTCGTCAGTTAACTGGTATGCGTGGTTTGATGGCTAAGCCAAAAAAATCTACTGCTGGTGGTGGAGAAATTATTGAAAACCCGATTCTTTCCAACTTTAAGGAAGGTCTTTCGATTTTGGAGTACTTTATTTCTACTCACGGTGCTCGTAAAGGTCTTGCGGATACGGCTTTGAAAACGGCCGATGCGGGTTACTTGACCAGAAGATTGCACGACGTTTCTCAAGATGTAATCGTGAACACTGTTGATTGTGGTACTTTAAGAGGTGTTGAAGTTTCAGCATTGAAAAAGAACGAAGAAATCGTGGAAACTTTAGGCGAAAGAATCTTGGGACGTGTGGCATTGCAAGATGTTATCAATCCTTTGACAAATGAGCTTATCATTGCAGCAGGTGAACAAATAACTGAATCTTACGTGAAAGTAATCGAGGCTTCTCCAATTGAAAAATTAGAGGTTCGTTCTCCATTAACTTGTGAAGCCACAAAAGGTATTTGTGCAAAATGTTACGGTAGAAACTTGGCAACAGGTAAAATGACCCAAAAAGGAGAAGCAGTGGGTGTAATTGCCGCTCAATCCATTGGAGAACCGGGAACACAGTTGACATTGCGTACTTTCCACGTTGGAGGGGTTGCAGGAGGTATTTCTGAAGAGTCCAGCATCATTACAAGATTTAATGGTAAACTAGAAATCGAAGATTTAAAAACTGTTAAAGGTGAAGATGGAGAAGGAAATTCGGTTGATATCGTAGTTTCTCGTTCTACTGAATTGAAATTAGTTGATGAAAAAACTGGAATCTTGTTAAGTACAAACAACATTCCTTACGGTTCCAGCATCTTTGTTAAAGATGGCGAATCAGTAACTAAAGGAACCGTGATTTGTAAATGGGATCCATATAATGGAGTTATTGTTTCTGAATTTACTGGTAAAATTGCTTACGAAGATTTAGAGCAAGGTCAATCATTCATGGTTGAAATTGATGAGCAAACCGGTTTCCAGGAAAAAGTAATTTCTGAGTCTAGAGCCAAAAAATTAATCCCAACTTTATTGGTTTACGGTAAAGACGGTGAATTGATTCGTTCTTATAACTTGCCGGTTGGAGCCCACTTGATGGTTGACAACGGCGAGAAAATTAAAGCCGGTAAAGTATTGGTTAAAATTCCGCGTCGTTCTTCTAAATCAGGAGATATTACGGGAGGTTTACCAAGAATTACCGAGTTGCTTGAAGCTCGTAACCCTTCAAATCCAGCAGTAGTTTCTGAAATCGATGGTGTGGTTTCTTTTGGAAAAATCAAAAGAGGTAACCGTGAGATTGTTATCGAATCTAAATTTGGTGAGGTTAAGAAATACTTGGTGAAACTTTCTAGTCAAATCTTGGTACAAGAAAATGACTTCGTAAGAGCGGGTGTGCCATTGTCTGATGGTGCCATCACTCCAGAAGATATTTTGAGAATTCAAGGTCCAGCTGCTGTTCAACAGTATTTGGTAAACGAAATTCAAGAAGTATACCGTTTGCAAGGGGTAAAAATCAACGACAAACACTTTGAAGTTGTTATCCGTCAAATGATGCGTAAAGTAAGAGTTCAAGATCCAGGAGATACGTTATTCTTAGAAGATCAATTGATTCATACCAAAGATTTTATCGTTGAAAACGATAAATTATACGGAATGAAAGTGGTTGAAGATGCTGGAGATTCTGCTAACTTGAAACCAGGACAGATTATTTCTCCTCGTGAATTGCGTGATGAAAATTCATTATTGAAACGTACGGACAAAAATCTTGTTGTAGCTCGTGATGTTATCACGGCAACTGCAACTCCTGTATTACAAGGTATTACAAGAGCATCGCTTCAAACGAAATCATTTATCTCGGCTGCATCATTCCAGGAAACTACCAAAGTATTGAACGAAGCTGCAGTAGCAGGTAAAATCGATTATTTGGAAGGATTGAAAGAAAATGTAATTGTAGGTCATAGAATTCCTGCTGGAACAGGTATGAGAGAATACGACAATACAATTGTAGGTTCGAATGAAGATTACCACGAAATGATGGCCAATAAAGAGGAATACATATACTAAGTTATGAATAATTCAAAACAACACGAACAAATCGACATTGAGTTGGATGAGAAAACAGCCGAAGGGGTTTACTCCAATTTAGCCATAATTAATCATTCGTCTTCTGAATTTGTTTTAGATTTTGTAAGTATCATGCCTGGTATTCCAAAGGCTAAAGTGAAATCAAGAATTGTCTTGACGCCACAACATGCCAAAAGGCTGTTAAGGGCCATTGGAGAAAACATTCACCGTTTTGAAGTCGCCCACGGCGAAATTAAAGACACCGAACAACCTCCAATACCATTGAATTTTGGTCCTCCGGGACAAGCATAATTATAGAAAAAGGCTCCAGAAATGGAGCCTTTTTTTTGATGTCAACAAAGGCAGGGATGTTGTTAAAGTGCTGTTTTGTAGAGGTTATTAATTCTTTTTTTTGTGTTTTAAACGAGTATTGTGGTGCTTTGTCGAAAATATTTCCCAATAGAAAACGATTCGTTTAGTTTTGAAATCAGATAAGAGATACAATTTGTTTCTAGATAAAAAAACAATATGAATAATTTTTCTAAACAAAGCGATAACAAAATTAAGAGTGCTATTATTATGGTATTGTTTTTTGTTTTAATGTCTAATGTTGCTGTTTTTGGTCAATCATCAATAGGAAATAGTGATGAGCAAAAGGCATCAATAGAAAATAATGAAATTGTAAATAACAATATCGAAATCAATGCAATAAAACAAGAAGCTGCTTCCAGTGCTTCCAACATGAATTTTGTTCTTTGGTTTATGGGTTCAAAACAAACCCCAAATGCTACCGCCGTACCGGCAGGCACAACTGCAAAAAAACAATTTATGACTTCCGGTACAGCTCCCAATCGTTTATTGATTAAGGCTTTTTTGAAAAAAGCGGTAAACTTCGAGAGTACCGTGGTTTAAGATAAAAACGACACAATTATATAAAAACGCCAATTCAGTGAATTGGCGTTTTTTTTGAAATTTATCTGCTAATGCTGTTTACAAATGATTTGAATGGCTACTGTTGTTTTTTATGCAGTGGCTGTATAGTTGAGTTCTATTTTTTATTAGAGCTTGTTTGAATGAGTAGTTGTGTCTTTTAATGCTTCTTTTGTAATTCCATATTAATGCCATTTAGAAATATAAAATAGTTTTTTTGTTTAACCTCTCCCAACCCTCTCCGAAGGAGAGGTAGCAAGAATTGGATTATTTTATATTTCTAAATGGTATAAGATGTAATCGATTTTTTGTTTTTTGTTTTATCTTATTTTATTCCTGATTTTGCTAATTCAACAATTGTAATAATCCGTAAATGTCTATGTATTTTTTTAGTAACAAGAAAAAAAACTTGATTTTTTTAAATAATGTGTTTTTTATTTGATAATTACAAATTAATTATATACGTTTGTGCAATCGATTACATAGTTGCGATTGTTTTTTTTATGCGTTTTTAAAATAAGTTTTGAAGGAATTAGATGTATAACCCCAAACGTACATTTACATTGCTTTTGAGATTTTACAATATTATTTTTTGAACAATAGCCAAAACCACATATTTAAATTTATTAACCAACCAAAATTATTTTTTAGGAGTAAAATTACGCAAGATTTTAATCTGGCAAAATGCAAAAGAACAATCAGGTGATTGTCGCTTTTTGTGCTATTGTTAACTGGTGCCCAGATGGGCTGGGGAAGCAATTTATAGGAACAGGTCAATTTGGCGGTGGATTTGAAAATGCACTTTTATATCCTGCTAGTGCTCTAACTCAAACTACTCCAGATGTTGCTAAATGGTCTTATGATAGTGTGAATCTATCAACGTCAACAATAGCAAGCGGTGTTAATGCGTGTTCTGGTTCTAAATATGTTAATTTTATTAATATAGGAACAAGTACTGGAAAATATATTGTGAGTCCAGTATTGAGTCCTGCTCTTTCGGGTGGAGACGGGGTCGCTCTTGGATCCAATTATACTGTACAATATTATTGAAATCAAGTACGTCTCTTGCTGCAAAAGGAGCGATTTATGTAAATTCTAGAGGTGCTGGTACTCAGGCGGCGGATGATAGTAATGGCTGGCAAAAGGGTACTTATAGGTATGCTGGTATTTGCATATCCAGTTCAGGTCTATTCAAAAAAGAAAAATAAATAGTTAAGAATATGATATAGTTATCATATCGAATTTAGAAACCCTGTTTCTTATGGGCAGGGGTTTTTTATTCTTTTTATTGAAAAACAAATGGAATTAGTCAACAAATTTGACCTCATTGAATAATAATAAATACAAAACAAACGTAACCATGGCTATTAGTACAACATTCGACGCATTGACTTTAGTTGAAAACGGAATTGTTTTAAATTTAAAAAATGAAAAAAAAATAGAAATTTCATTTTTGGAACTGGACAAGATTTATATAAAGGTGCGCAAGTTAAGACCCCTACGGGAATTTTTGTTTATTTTATTTCCCTTTCTTCTTGTTTTTGTATCCATTCAATACGTAGTACTCGAGAAAGTGGTATTTGTGGTCTTGTTTGCGATTATCCCCGTTTTTGTAAAAACATATAATTACAAAAGATATGGATTGACGATAGGCTTGAAAGACGGGACTGTTTTTAGGAAAAAGGTCTCCTTGGAGGTGAAAAGCGTGAGTGTTTCCACTGTAAATGCGGTTAAAAGAGAGCAATTGAATTATTATTACAAAACAAAAGGATTGCAGGAACCAGGATTTCATTTTGGTCAAAACTAAGCGAGTTAGTCATCACAAGTCCTTGTTTTAGTTATTTACCAGAAGTTTGGGACGTATATGAGTTATTATATACTTGCTATAAGGTTACTATACAGTTACTATACAGTTGCTATATATATGCTCATCCTTACTCTTGACCTAAAAGAACGATAGCTATTCTCCCTTTTATGGTTTCTAAATTGCAGTAAAAGAAAAGTGTTGTTTTGCAATAAAAAAATCGGCTTCAAATTTTGAAGCCGATTTTTGTGTTTTAAAGCCCAGAATGGTGTTTTTTGTTCCTGTCGGTCAAAAAGTTTCGGGGGTCTAAAATTTTACTCAAATTCCGAGGTAAAGAACAACTTCACGTTCGGGTATTTGTTTTGGGTCATTTGGATCGTAAAATCCGAATCGGCGAGGAATACCAACTGGCCGTATTTGTCGTGGGCCAAGAATTTTTGTTTGATTCTCCTGAATTCCTTGAACTCTTCGCTTTTGGGGTCATTGGGTTTTACCCAACAGGCTTTGTGAACGGGGAAGTTTTCATAGGTGCACTTGGCGCCATATTCGTGTTCCAGTCGGTATTGGATTACTTCGTATTGCAGTGCACCCACGGTTCCAATTATTTTTCTGTTGTTCATTTCCAGTGTAAACAATTGAGCCACACCTTCGTCCATTAATTGGTCGATTCCTTTGTCGAGTTGTTTGGCTTTCATTGGATCGGCATTGTTGATGTACCTGAAATGTTCCGGCGAAAAGCTTGGAATTCCCTTGAAACTCATCACTTCGCCTTCGGTCAAGGTATCGCCAATCTTGAAATTTCCGGTGTCGTGCAAGCCTACAATATCTCCCGGATAAGAGATGTCGACAATTTCTTTTTTCTCGGCAAAGAAAGCATTCGGACTCGAGAATTTTAAATTCTTTTTCTGGCGAACGTGGTAATAAGGTTTGTTTCTTTCAAAAGTACCCGAAACTATTTTGATAAAAGCCAAACGATCCCGGTGTTTAGGGTCCATGTTGGCGTGGATTTTAAACACAAATCCCGTCATTTTTTCTTCTTTGGGATCCACCAATCTGGTTTCGGAATCTTTTGGTCTTGGCGATGGCGCAATTTCGACAAAACAATCCAGGAGTTCGCGAACCCCGAAATTGTTCAATGCCGAACCGAAAAATACGGGTTGCAGTTTTCCGTCCAAATAATCCTGGCGGTCAAATTTGGGATAGACTTCATCAATCAATTCCAGTTCTTCCCTTAATTTATAGGCCGGTTTTTCGCCAATGATTTTCTCCAATTCGGGGCTTTTGACATCCGAAAAAGCGATGGTTTCCTCAATATTCTTGCGGCTGTCACCACTAAACAGGTTGATGTTTTCTTCCCACAAATTGTAGATTCCCTGAAAATCATATCCCATTCCGATGGGGAAACTCAACGGGGTAACCGTAAGACCCAGTTTTTGTTCCACTTCGTCCATCAAGTCGAAAGCGTCTTTTCCTTCTCTGTCCAGTTTGTTGATGAAAACAATTATGGGAATGTTTCTGAGTCGGCACACGGCGACTAATTTTTCTGTTTGTTCCTCAACCCCTTTGGCGACGTCAATCACCACAATCACGCTGTCTACGGCGGTTAGGGTCCTGAAGGTGTCTTCGGCAAAATCCTTGTGTCCGGGCGTGTCGAGGATATTTATTTTTTTGTCCTGATAATTGAATGCCAAAACCGAGGTTGAAACCGAAATTCCCCTCTGGCGTTCAATTTCCATGAAGTCGCTCGTTGCTCCTTTCTTGATTTTGTTGTTTTTTACCGCACCCGCTTCCTGGATGGCTCCTCCAAAAAGGAGCAGTTTTTCTGTCAAGGTGGTTTTACCGGCATCGGGATGCGAAATAATCCCAAAAGTTCTTCTTCGCTGTATTTCTTCTAAAAAGCCCATATTTGTATAAATAGTTTGCAAAAGTACTATTTATAAATGCCAATTGAAAAAAATTGTACAGGGCATTCGCTTTTAAAAAAGAAAAATAAAGTTAGCCACGAATTACACTAATTGCCACTAATTTTTTATCAAAATTTAAAATTGAATTGCACGAATTTTATCTATTTTTAAGAATTTGTGCCATTAAAAACTAATTGTAATTCGTGTTGTTAGTGTAATTCGCGGCGGAAACTTTTAAAAGCGAATGCCCTGAAAATTGTAGGTTCTATGTGCGAGATTCAGTTTTAGAAATTAACTATCGCGTTTTCTTGTTAACTATTATGGCTATTTGTTTGTTTCTGTGATGGGGAAAATGTATAATTAGAGCAGCACGATTGAGCAACAAACTTGAGCAACTTGTGTGATTTCTCCTTCGTTGAAATGACAAGGGCGATTGCGGTGGAGGTTGCCGCATCGTTCCTCCTTGCAATGACGGGTTGCCGCGCTGCACTGCGTTTCGCTTGCAATGAACAAGGGCGATTGCGGGAATATAGTTGCAAAAAAAAGCTAAACTGCCATAGTGGTATCACATTCCAAAAGGATAGGTTTCGGGAACCTGGTTTCCGTCCGGTTCAAGGTGTATGGGATGCAAGGCCGATGTTTGGTCAAGAAATATAAAGGCATCGTATCTTTTTGGCATGATGGACGGCACGTAGTTTCCGAATCTTTCGTGTTCGGGATTGTAGACCACGCCGATGGCGCGATGTCCAATGGGGGAAGCCACGCATTTTTCTTCCCTGATTTTGTGCATCAGCAACAATCGGTTTTTTCCTTGTGCTGCCTGATGGAAATCGTTTTCCCAACTTCCTTCGACGGCATTGGGGATTTTTATTTTACGGGTTTCAGCGCCCCAACTTCTTGCCGCAACCACGCTTCCTTTGTAGGATCCAAAGCCCACGGCCACGACTCCGTCATTCGAAAATTGTTCTCTCAGCAATTGGCCTACATTGACCATTCCTTCCGATGCCATATCCGTGGCACGGGCATCGCCAATGTGGGTGTTGTGTTCCCAAACCACTGTTTTGGCGGCATTGCCGTGGTATTTCATCAATCGTTGCAGGGTGGAGACCATGTGTTCGTCGCGGATGTTCCAGGATGCGGCGCCTCTTTTGATCATGGCGCGATAGTATTTTTCGGCATTTCTGGCCACGAAGGCATTTTGTTCCGTGCTCATCACGTTTTCGGCATCGGAATTGTAATTTTCGACCCTGCTTCTTATTTCGGTCAGCAGGTTAATCACGTCCTTCTCGCACATTTCCGGTACAAAGGCCGAAGCCCTAGCATAGGTTTGTCCTTCGTCGTGGCCGTAAGGTTCGAAACATTCCATTACTTTTTTGGCCAGTTCAAGTGCTTGCGGGTCGTTTTTTTGCAAGTATTGGATAATGGACTGCATTGATTCCCTGAAGCTGTAAACGTCGAGTCCGTAGAAACCCACTTTCATTTCGCGTGGGATTCCCGTGTTGTAGGTCTTGAGCCAGTCAATGAATGCGGCTATTTCCCAATTGGCCCACATCCATGTTGGCCAACGGTTAAAGTCTTTCAAGACCTCGTAAATGTCTTTTCCGGAATTCAGGTAGCCTTTTGCATACCGATTCAATCGATAGCAGTCCGGCCAATCCCCTTCGACTGCCACAAAGGCGAACCCTTTTTCTTGAATCAGTCTTTGGGTAATTTTTGCTCGCCAAGTGTAATATTCATGGGTTCCATGGGAGGCTTCTCCGAGCAGGACATATTTAGCATCGCCGATATAATCCATCAAGGGATCTAAATCTTCGCTGTTTTCGAGTGCGGATGAAGTTCTGCCCAATAATTCCGCCACTTTGTTGGAATTGACGGAAAGGGTTGGGTTTGTTGTTTTCATTGTGTTTTGATTCTTGAATGATACGATTTCTGGTTTAAATAACAAAAAGAATTCAGGGCAGTCCAAAATTTAGTTTTAACGGTTGAAACCATCCATAAAGTTACGTTATATATTTGATAATCAGTAGTTTTTGATTTTGTTTTTTAAGATGTATAAGTGGAATTTTTTTAATCTGGAATATGGATTAAACAGGAGTTGCTATCTTCTTACAAAGTCACCATAAGGGTACCACAGCCATACACTATCCATACACTATCCATTCACTATCCATACACTATCCATACATTATCCATACATTATCCATACATTATCCATACATTATCCATACATTATCCATACATTATCCATACATTATCCATACATTATCCATACACTATCCATACACTATCCATACACTATCCATGACAGGGTGGTTTTGTGTTTGGTTGTGCTGGGGTCAAAAAGAAAGGTGGCGCATTTTTATGTCCCTTTTGAATGGCTTTGAAAATGACAATTTGGGTGGGAGAGGCAAGAATAAGTATGGCTTGTTTTTTGGACTTTTTTTGCCAAAAACGGAAAATTGGAAAAGGATTTTGCCGAAATTGATTTTTTAACAGTCTAATGGTTTTATTTTTAACAAATTATAACGTTTTCGTTAATAACATTAGTCTTTTTTATTAAATCATTATTACAGGATATAATATCTTTGTGTGACAAAAAAAATATTTCAAAAATTTAAAATTAAAAGTAATGAGTATTATTATCAAAATTCACGCAAGACAAATTTTCGATTCAAGAGGAAATCCTACCATAGAAGTAGATGTAGTTACTGAAACAGGTGTTATAGGAAGAGCTGCTGTTCCATCAGGAGCATCAACAGGTAAATTCGAAGCAGTTGAATTACGTGATGGAGGAAAAGCTTTCTTAGGAAAAGGTGTTTTAAAAGCGGTTGAAAATGTAAATACTATTATTGCTGAAGAATTAGTGGGTACATCGGTTTTTGAACAAAACTTGATTGACCAAACGATGATTGAGTTGGACGGTACTCCAAACAAAGCCAATCTTGGTGCCAACGCTATTCTTGGTGTTTCTCTTGCTGTTGCCAAAGCGGCTGCCAATGAACTAGGTTTGCCTTTGTACAGATACGTAGGAGGTGTTTCTGCCAATACTTTGCCAGTTCCAATGATGAACATCATCAATGGAGGTTCTCACTCTGATGCGCCTATCGCTTTCCAAGAATTTATGATTTTCCCTGTAAAAGCGACTTCTTTTACACATTCTTTGCAAATGGGAACGGAAATTTTCCATAATCTTAAAAAAGTGTTGCACGACAGAGGATTGAGTACTGCCGTTGGTGACGAAGGAGGATTTGCTCCAAACTTGGCCGGTGGAACTGAAGATGCTTTGGATACCATCAAATTGGCTGTAGAAAAAGCAGGTTATACTTTTGGAGACGAAATCATGGTTGCTTTAGACTGTGCTTCCTCCGAGTTCTATGAAAACGGAAAATACGATTACACTAAATTTGAAGGAGCTACCGGAAAAATCAGGACTTCTGCAGAGCAAGTGGAGTATTTGGCTGAATTAGCTGCTAAATATCCGATTATCTCCATCGAAGACGGTATGGACGAAAACGACTGGGACGGATGGAAAATGCTTACTGAAAAAATTGGAGACAAAGTTCAATTGGTAGGTGATGATTTGTTTGTGACTAATGTTGAGCGTCTTTCTACTGGAATTGAAAAAGGAATCGCCAATTCCATCTTGGTAAAAGTAAACCAAATTGGAACTTTGACTGAAACTATTGCTGCCGTAAACATGGCTAAAAATGCAGGTTATACTTCTGTAATGTCTCACCGTTCAGGAGAAACTGAAGACAACACGATTGCCGATTTGGCAGTAGCGTTGAACTGTGGACAAATCAAAACAGGTTCTGCTTCTCGTTCTGATCGTATGGCAAAATACAATCAATTGATTAGAATTGAAGAAGAATTAGGAAATACCGCTTATTTCCCTGGGAAAAATGCTTTTAAAGTAAAATAAGCACACGAATTTTATTAAAAAGCCATTTACGTAAAGTAAATGGCTTTTTTTATGTCTTTTAACAATTTCCTTGCGAAATTCATTTTTTAATTTCATTTGAATTGATTAGATTTGGAGAATTATTATATAATAATTTATTACCAAAAACACTATGTCAAAAACAGCAACACTAGAAATTGAGGGCAAAAAATACGAGTTGCCAATATTTATTGGAACCGAAAACGAAATGTCGATCGATATTAGCAAATTACGTGATTTATCAGGGGCAATCACGTTGGATCAAGGATATAAAAACACGGGCGCCTGCAAAAGCGAAATTACTTTTCTTGACGGTGAAGAAGGGATTTTGCATTATAGAGGGTATTCCATCGAAGAATTGGCAGACAAGGCCGGTTTCCTTGAAGTGTGTTTTTTGTTGATTTTTGGAG comes from the Flavobacterium limnophilum genome and includes:
- the rpoC gene encoding DNA-directed RNA polymerase subunit beta' gives rise to the protein MMNNRNNNKDKNPVKRFNKISIGLASPESILKESRGEVLKPETINYRTHKPERDGLFCERIFGPVKDFECACGKYKRIRYKGIICDRCGVEVTEKKVRRDRVGHINLVVPIAHIWYFRSLPNKIGYILGLPSKKLDMIIYYERYVVIQAGIAKTPEGESVKRLDFLTEEEYLNILDTLPADNQYLDDFDPNKFVAKMGAECIMDLLARIDLDELSYQLRHSANNETSKQRKTEALKRLQVVESFRESNLNRENRPEWMIMKVVPVIPPELRPLVPLDGGRFATSDLNDLYRRVIIRNNRLKRLMEIKAPEVILRNEKRMLQESVDSLFDNTRKASAVKTESNRPLKSLSDSLKGKQGRFRQNLLGKRVDYSARSVIVVGPELKLFECGIPKDMAAELYKPFVIRKLIERGIVKTVKSAKKIIDKKEPVVWDILENVIKGHPIMLNRAPTLHRLGIQAFQPKLIEGKAIQLHPLVCTAFNADFDGDQMAVHLPLGPEAILEAQLLMLASHNILNPANGAPITVPSQDMVLGLYYMTKERLSTPEHKILGEGLTFYSAEEVNIALNEGQLELNARVKIRAKDYNEAGELVYQIIQTTAGRILFNEVVPEAAGYINDVLTKKNLRDIIGHVLSVTNVPTTAAFLDNMKDMGYKFAFKGGLSFSLGDIRIPDQKPKLIADAREQVEGISANYNMGLITNNERYNQVIDVWTSTNAQLTEAAMKNIREDQQGFNSVYMMLDSGARGSKEQIRQLTGMRGLMAKPKKSTAGGGEIIENPILSNFKEGLSILEYFISTHGARKGLADTALKTADAGYLTRRLHDVSQDVIVNTVDCGTLRGVEVSALKKNEEIVETLGERILGRVALQDVINPLTNELIIAAGEQITESYVKVIEASPIEKLEVRSPLTCEATKGICAKCYGRNLATGKMTQKGEAVGVIAAQSIGEPGTQLTLRTFHVGGVAGGISEESSIITRFNGKLEIEDLKTVKGEDGEGNSVDIVVSRSTELKLVDEKTGILLSTNNIPYGSSIFVKDGESVTKGTVICKWDPYNGVIVSEFTGKIAYEDLEQGQSFMVEIDEQTGFQEKVISESRAKKLIPTLLVYGKDGELIRSYNLPVGAHLMVDNGEKIKAGKVLVKIPRRSSKSGDITGGLPRITELLEARNPSNPAVVSEIDGVVSFGKIKRGNREIVIESKFGEVKKYLVKLSSQILVQENDFVRAGVPLSDGAITPEDILRIQGPAAVQQYLVNEIQEVYRLQGVKINDKHFEVVIRQMMRKVRVQDPGDTLFLEDQLIHTKDFIVENDKLYGMKVVEDAGDSANLKPGQIISPRELRDENSLLKRTDKNLVVARDVITATATPVLQGITRASLQTKSFISAASFQETTKVLNEAAVAGKIDYLEGLKENVIVGHRIPAGTGMREYDNTIVGSNEDYHEMMANKEEYIY
- the eno gene encoding phosphopyruvate hydratase yields the protein MSIIIKIHARQIFDSRGNPTIEVDVVTETGVIGRAAVPSGASTGKFEAVELRDGGKAFLGKGVLKAVENVNTIIAEELVGTSVFEQNLIDQTMIELDGTPNKANLGANAILGVSLAVAKAAANELGLPLYRYVGGVSANTLPVPMMNIINGGSHSDAPIAFQEFMIFPVKATSFTHSLQMGTEIFHNLKKVLHDRGLSTAVGDEGGFAPNLAGGTEDALDTIKLAVEKAGYTFGDEIMVALDCASSEFYENGKYDYTKFEGATGKIRTSAEQVEYLAELAAKYPIISIEDGMDENDWDGWKMLTEKIGDKVQLVGDDLFVTNVERLSTGIEKGIANSILVKVNQIGTLTETIAAVNMAKNAGYTSVMSHRSGETEDNTIADLAVALNCGQIKTGSASRSDRMAKYNQLIRIEEELGNTAYFPGKNAFKVK
- a CDS encoding erythromycin esterase family protein, with translation MKTTNPTLSVNSNKVAELLGRTSSALENSEDLDPLMDYIGDAKYVLLGEASHGTHEYYTWRAKITQRLIQEKGFAFVAVEGDWPDCYRLNRYAKGYLNSGKDIYEVLKDFNRWPTWMWANWEIAAFIDWLKTYNTGIPREMKVGFYGLDVYSFRESMQSIIQYLQKNDPQALELAKKVMECFEPYGHDEGQTYARASAFVPEMCEKDVINLLTEIRSRVENYNSDAENVMSTEQNAFVARNAEKYYRAMIKRGAASWNIRDEHMVSTLQRLMKYHGNAAKTVVWEHNTHIGDARATDMASEGMVNVGQLLREQFSNDGVVAVGFGSYKGSVVAARSWGAETRKIKIPNAVEGSWENDFHQAAQGKNRLLLMHKIREEKCVASPIGHRAIGVVYNPEHERFGNYVPSIMPKRYDAFIFLDQTSALHPIHLEPDGNQVPETYPFGM
- a CDS encoding DUF3467 domain-containing protein, which produces MNNSKQHEQIDIELDEKTAEGVYSNLAIINHSSSEFVLDFVSIMPGIPKAKVKSRIVLTPQHAKRLLRAIGENIHRFEVAHGEIKDTEQPPIPLNFGPPGQA
- a CDS encoding peptide chain release factor 3; translated protein: MGFLEEIQRRRTFGIISHPDAGKTTLTEKLLLFGGAIQEAGAVKNNKIKKGATSDFMEIERQRGISVSTSVLAFNYQDKKINILDTPGHKDFAEDTFRTLTAVDSVIVVIDVAKGVEEQTEKLVAVCRLRNIPIIVFINKLDREGKDAFDLMDEVEQKLGLTVTPLSFPIGMGYDFQGIYNLWEENINLFSGDSRKNIEETIAFSDVKSPELEKIIGEKPAYKLREELELIDEVYPKFDRQDYLDGKLQPVFFGSALNNFGVRELLDCFVEIAPSPRPKDSETRLVDPKEEKMTGFVFKIHANMDPKHRDRLAFIKIVSGTFERNKPYYHVRQKKNLKFSSPNAFFAEKKEIVDISYPGDIVGLHDTGNFKIGDTLTEGEVMSFKGIPSFSPEHFRYINNADPMKAKQLDKGIDQLMDEGVAQLFTLEMNNRKIIGTVGALQYEVIQYRLEHEYGAKCTYENFPVHKACWVKPNDPKSEEFKEFRRIKQKFLAHDKYGQLVFLADSDFTIQMTQNKYPNVKLFFTSEFE